One Sander vitreus isolate 19-12246 chromosome 22, sanVit1, whole genome shotgun sequence DNA segment encodes these proteins:
- the cebp1 gene encoding CCAAT/enhancer binding protein (C/EBP) 1, translating to MMSDTRVSSVIQEWANSYPGQAHTHTLNPNTPTNQLAQMDIAYSQSQGLVRGGSDDRMSEQMMGLSYMPYMSSCLSNTLSAGNTSHHQSNANNQQDFSSFLLPTLRAPVNKRSISKDSAEYRLRRERNNVAVRKSRDKARRRILLTQQRAMQLQEENQKLQMRIGQLTQELDTLKHIMSQRHLQGAGEAVAGDSSI from the exons ATG ATGTCAGATACCAGGGTGTCCTCTGTTATCCAGGAGTGGGCAAACTCATACCCGGGTCAGGCTCACACCCACACCCTGAACCCGAACACACCAACCAATCAGCTGGCTCAGATGGACATAGCATACAGCCAGTCTCAGGGACTGGTGAGAGGGGGCAGTGATGACAGAATGTCTGAGCAGATGATGGGACTGTCCTACATGCCGTACATGTCTTCCTGTCTCAGCAACACCTTGAGCGCGGGGAACACAAGCCACCACCAAAGCAACGCCAACAATCAGCAG GatttctcctccttcctcctgcCAACTTTGCGGGCCCCAGTAAACAAGAGGAGCATCAGCAAGGACAGCGCAGAGTACCGGCTGCGACGCGAGAGGAACAACGTCGCTGTGAGAAAGAGCCGGGACAAGGCTCGCAGGAGGATCCTGCTGACCCAGCAGAGGGCCATGCAGCTGCAGGAGGAGAACCAGAAGCTGCAGATGAGGATAGGGCAGCTGACACAGGAGCTGGACACTCTCAAACACATCATGTCCCAGCGGCATCTGCAGGGGGCTGGTGAGGCAGTAGCAGGGGACTCCAGTATCTAG
- the ngdn gene encoding neuroguidin isoform X2 — MTESRALIESDLPAAVQLLRNLTEQVASVTSHVRDLIIKVKDGAFKTSKGLSFLDLRYHLLLFYLQDLTHLISIKTEGGKIKDSEALNRLVTVRTVLEKMRPIDHKLKYQIDKLVRTAVTGSLAENDPLQLRPNPENLISKLSESEESEGEAENKTEKKAAHSSGRKYVPPKIAAVHYDGDMTEADKKKAQSERQRRAALRSSVIQELRQQYSDAPEEIRDRRDFQSDRESREELHRKNYEESMMVRLNMPQRQKNARKRGAMSMTGQLSGITHFSDITALTGGEGGQDGDSSRPKKKKKLMKKKTKRRAFKKHR, encoded by the exons ATGACAGAAAGCAGG GCTTTAATTGAAAGTGATTTGCCTGCAGCTGTGCAGCTGCTGAGGAATCTCACAGAACAG GTGGCCTCAGTTACAAGTCATGTCCGTGACCTGATAATAAAAGTCAAAGATGGGGCATTTAAGACATCAAAG gGTTTGTCATTCTTGGACCTTAGGTATCACCTGCTGCTCTTTTACCTTCAAGATCTCACTCACCTGATCAGCATCAAAACAGAAGGAGGCAAAATAAAAGACAGCGAAGCCTTGAATAGACTGGTCACAGTCAGAACG GTCCTGGAGAAGATGCGACCGATTGACCACAAACTGAAGTACCAGATTGATAAACTGGTGCGCACAGCTGTCACCGGCAGTTTAG CTGAGAATGACCCGCTGCAGCTGCGTCCTAATCCTGAAAATCTCATCAGCAAA TTGAGTGAATCTGAGGAGTCTGAAGGTGAAGCTGAGAATAAGACGGAGAAGAAAGCAGCCCACTCTAGTGGCAGGAAATATGTACCGCCAAAGATTGCTGCAGTTCATTATG ACGGTGACATGACAGAAGCAGACAAGAAGAAGGCTCAGTCGGAGCGCCAGCGGCGAGCGGCCCTCAGAAGCTCTGTGATCCAGGAGCTGAGACAGCAGTACAGCGACGCTCCGGAGGAGATCCGGGACAGACGGGACTTCCAGAGCGATCGGGAGAGCCGCGAGGAGCTACACAG gAAAAATTATGAAGAGTCCATGATGGTGCGTCTCAACATGCCACAACGGCAGAAGAATGCCAGAAAGAGAGGCGCGATGTCCATGACCGGCCAGCTGAGCGGCATCACACACTTCAGTGACATCACAGCACTGACGGGCGGCGAGGGGGGCCAG GATGGGGATAGTTCCCGCcccaagaaaaagaagaaactcatgaagaagaaaacaaaaagaagag CCTTTAAGAAGCACAGATAA
- the ngdn gene encoding neuroguidin isoform X1 — protein MRHYQALYDHCSSAASVDYIENKMAAPVDNALIESDLPAAVQLLRNLTEQVASVTSHVRDLIIKVKDGAFKTSKGLSFLDLRYHLLLFYLQDLTHLISIKTEGGKIKDSEALNRLVTVRTVLEKMRPIDHKLKYQIDKLVRTAVTGSLAENDPLQLRPNPENLISKLSESEESEGEAENKTEKKAAHSSGRKYVPPKIAAVHYDGDMTEADKKKAQSERQRRAALRSSVIQELRQQYSDAPEEIRDRRDFQSDRESREELHRKNYEESMMVRLNMPQRQKNARKRGAMSMTGQLSGITHFSDITALTGGEGGQDGDSSRPKKKKKLMKKKTKRRAFKKHR, from the exons ATGCGACACTACCAAGCTCTGTATGACCACTGTTCCTCTGCGGCTTCCGTAGATTacattgaaaacaaaatggctgCCCCTGTTGACAAC GCTTTAATTGAAAGTGATTTGCCTGCAGCTGTGCAGCTGCTGAGGAATCTCACAGAACAG GTGGCCTCAGTTACAAGTCATGTCCGTGACCTGATAATAAAAGTCAAAGATGGGGCATTTAAGACATCAAAG gGTTTGTCATTCTTGGACCTTAGGTATCACCTGCTGCTCTTTTACCTTCAAGATCTCACTCACCTGATCAGCATCAAAACAGAAGGAGGCAAAATAAAAGACAGCGAAGCCTTGAATAGACTGGTCACAGTCAGAACG GTCCTGGAGAAGATGCGACCGATTGACCACAAACTGAAGTACCAGATTGATAAACTGGTGCGCACAGCTGTCACCGGCAGTTTAG CTGAGAATGACCCGCTGCAGCTGCGTCCTAATCCTGAAAATCTCATCAGCAAA TTGAGTGAATCTGAGGAGTCTGAAGGTGAAGCTGAGAATAAGACGGAGAAGAAAGCAGCCCACTCTAGTGGCAGGAAATATGTACCGCCAAAGATTGCTGCAGTTCATTATG ACGGTGACATGACAGAAGCAGACAAGAAGAAGGCTCAGTCGGAGCGCCAGCGGCGAGCGGCCCTCAGAAGCTCTGTGATCCAGGAGCTGAGACAGCAGTACAGCGACGCTCCGGAGGAGATCCGGGACAGACGGGACTTCCAGAGCGATCGGGAGAGCCGCGAGGAGCTACACAG gAAAAATTATGAAGAGTCCATGATGGTGCGTCTCAACATGCCACAACGGCAGAAGAATGCCAGAAAGAGAGGCGCGATGTCCATGACCGGCCAGCTGAGCGGCATCACACACTTCAGTGACATCACAGCACTGACGGGCGGCGAGGGGGGCCAG GATGGGGATAGTTCCCGCcccaagaaaaagaagaaactcatgaagaagaaaacaaaaagaagag CCTTTAAGAAGCACAGATAA